Within Brachyhypopomus gauderio isolate BG-103 chromosome 4, BGAUD_0.2, whole genome shotgun sequence, the genomic segment ACTGACATTTTGTTAAACTTACAAAGCTAAACAACCACAGTTGATCAAGTGCTTATCCAGAAAACTTAAATAACTTTTATTGTACTATTCGGACTTCTATTTAACAAGAAGCCCTGATAGGGTTTTCATAAGATAATAAATTAACAACACAAGTTTCATTAAAGCTTAAAAGGAagagcatttttatttttaattaaactcaCACAAACGGATAACTTCATGATCAGAAAAAATAGGTTCATTATAAATGTTAAGCCATGTACCAGaataatacaaataaaatgGTCATCCATGGTGACATATCACTCTTATTTGCAAGGCTATTTGCATTTATTATACTGTGAGCAAACCCTTCTTAAATGTGCAGCATATATTTTCCAATAATGTAATTCCACTAACCATTCATTACTGCATTCACATTAGGTCTTAAAACAGGTGGACAAACAGAGAAAATCTCAAAGGAAACATCTTCATACTCAACTGCAGCCTACACCAATACAGTGGGTATAATGTTAAAAACTTCATACCTTTTTACAGAACATGTCAACAGTAAAACAAAGTGACCATTGGTATTTAATTTGCTTCTGTCTATCTAGCTTCATTTCTACAATTTATATCAGGTTAACACTGCGTCCATAACTTGAACAAAAGGTATAAAGAACAGAAAACACCCATGTTCAAATATCTAGACAGATACACTCCCTCATGTATGTGCCTAAAATGCCTCACAGCTGTGTGTTCATGTGACCTGCACATAAACGACACTGTTGGTGTGGTCGCCCCGCTAACTAGCGACGTTTGGCCAACTGACACTTCACAAAAGACGTCGTGCTGGATATTAGACAttaacaccagcacacacaacaatatTAGACAttaacaccagcacacacaaaaatattagatattaacaccagcacacacaacaataaCAAACATCAACAGCTAACGCTAGCTAGCCGTTACCAAGATACGACACATCACTTTAATACAGCTAACATTAGCTAGCCTGATAGCTAGCATGCCAACACTAGTAACTTTAAGCGGAAATATATTGTGTTATCCAATTTATAGGTCATTTCAATCAAAATATACATATTCTATAACATTTctgatatattatcattattattattataaaatagaGTCTATAAAGACTTTTCCGACGCAGCTAGCTGGCAGTGTAACGTCAGTTAAGGCCCCCGCTAGCGCTAGCTAAGCTAGCTCCCTCAGCTAGCCTGGCTAAACAACCGATGTTTGCTATAACAGTCAACTTACCGACATCCTGGTCAAATGGATTTTGGCCAAATAACGGCATCTTGAGTCCTCGACTTGTTTGAAAAAACACTACGTACTTCAGTCAACTATCTCAATGCTGTTAATTGTGCAGAACAGTTATAATAACGTTAATTCTCTCATCCATCAAAGTGCGTGCACCGTCGACGGTTGCGCTTCCGTAAACTTACGTGCCCACAAAATGCCTGAATAAAAAGATTATCGTTTTTGACATCTCGACGTGCATCTCGCGTTCTTCTCTTTTCTGATCAGCTGTCGAGCTATGTGACAAGGCATAAAGTCCGAAAACATTAGCTTGCTGCCCATATTTCAGACACCACGGGTATTTAAAACAGGCGGAACGTTAGCCCTCTCAAACTGGTCTCCAAACACTCGACCCTATACCGCCCTCTAGCGTCCCAAACGGGTGTTGGACGTGTAGCCGTTGACGAATATTTTCAAGAAATATTTTTTACAACTTCCAtttctgattaaaaaaaaattgttgtaGTATTACATAACTTGAAATATGTGTTATGTGGTATGGTACACAGAGGTTAACGCAGTATGGGTAAATAAGGGTAAATAAGTGTGCTCAGTAGATGGCGCCCTTATTTACCAGGACGGAAGAAGTGGCGAGAGGACAGAAGGAATCAGCTATTTTGTCAGTTCAGTTATGTCCGCACCTGCCATGGGCACCGCCAAACCTGCTCCTAATGATGGCAGCCACAAGAAGAAGAAGGGTCCGGGAACGCTGGCGACCGCCTACCTGGTCATCTACAACGTGGTTATGACAGCCGGGTATGGTCCTGCATCTCCGTAGTGTGAACTGGCAGCAGCTCGGTGCCTCAGCATGGACggatagatagatacttttattgtcattgtacatGTACAACGAAATTAAGCAGATAGATCAGCTTCAGATGGATAGATCTGTTTAAAGACGGATAGATCAGCTTCAGACTTATAGATCAACTTCAGACGGATAGATCAGCTTCAGTCGGATAGATCAGCTTCAGACGGATAGATCAGCTTCAGATGGATAGATCAGCTTCAGATGGATAGATCAGCTTCAGTCGGATATATCAGCTTCAGATCAGATAGATCAGCTTCAGATGGATAGATCTGCTTCAGATGGATAGATCAGCTTCAGTCGGATAGATCTGTTTAAAGACGGATAGATCAGCTTCAGTCGGATAGATCTGCTTCAGACGGATAGATCTGCTTCAAGAGTGATAGATCTGCTTCAATAGTGATATATCTGCTTCAATAGTGATAGATCTGCTTCAAGAGTGATAAATCTGCTTCAAGAGTGATATATCTGCTTCAAGATGGATATATCTGCTTCAAGAGTGATATATCTGCTTCAAGAGTGATAGATCTTCTTCAGGATGGATAGATCTGCTTCAAGATGGATAGATCTGCTTCGAGATGGATAGATCTGCTTCAAGACAGATGTTGCAATGTTTAGTGCTACTAGTAAACATGGAAAATAGTTCCAGTTTCATGATATTTGCAGGCACGTTTACTTGTGAGGGTTTGTTTTCATTGTTATGACATTAGCTAGTTCGCTAGCTAGTCAGCTGTCCTGGCTGATTACACTGAAACTCGGACCTCATCCGTGTTAACTGTATTTTACATATCCAGGGCAGATAATTAAGTTACTGTATCTATCGTTTCTTTTATCGTTGCTGTTGCTTTACTGCCGATCGAGCCGTGTGACCCGTGAGGCGCTGCACGTTTTTAACACAATCAGTCAAACAGGATTTCTCACTTTTGCGCAACACCAGGAGTTGAGACGTGATAACGAAGTACAACGTGGTGATGCACTTTGGTGACCTTTTCTCTCAGTACAGCCACAGGTTGAAACGACGAGCTTACAGAGTGTGATACTACAGCAAGGAAGCTCGTCTTAACACACGTTCACCCATTTTCCAGACTATTGTCTAATATTTGCCAATGTAAAGCATCTAATTCATCTTACACTAGCTAGTGCCTTTGCAGTTACTTGTGTGCTCTCTGGTTACAACCTGAACGTGTATTGTGCTTACAATACACTAATAAATATTTCAGTGTTATCTGTGAGCTGGGCGACCTTTAGTCTTGTGCTTCATCCCCCAGCCTGAGAAACTCCAGATCTGTGACACTAATACACAGTCCTAAGAGGATCATATCTGCCATTTTGCTTTGGTGCTTTGCTTCAGTCTGTCTTGACACTGACGAGCTGAAAGGCTCTAAGTTCTGGTTCAGAGGAGCTGACTTTTAAAATATCTTTCTACACTGTATGAAAAAGCTGACAAAGTTGTGTAGTTTAATACAGTTTCCCCAAACACTTATTTTCTCTTAATGGAATGCATTTAATAGAATGGAGTTAGTGCAACAGCATGCTTTTTGTACTGTTTGAGGTGAAAAATGTTCTGAAAGCAATTCAATGGTCCGATGACTTTCTGTGCTCCTGCACTTACTAAATGCTTGAGGCCCCTCTTTCCACATTGGCTTTTGTCCCTTGTAGTGAATTATTAGTCTCTGTTGAATTGGGTTTTGTGCATATTCGATTATGGCGATATTTGGCTTTGTGATATGATGGTTTTTAAGTTTTCCTAGTATCACACATTGGATAAGTGTTCTTCTGTAGGTTTGAGGGCATAGTGTTGTATTTTGCTGAGGTGTGCGTCCTTCTGCACTTTGATTGATGTCGTTCCTGCGATCTGCTGGTGCCACTCCTTCATCTTCACAGCTCCACGTGTTCCTGCCAACACCGCCACAACCTTTGTGTTAATCTTTACCCCTCTCTTCAGTCCCTACTACTTTTCAAACTTCTCTGGGTATTTTaagtgtgtttttccatcatTTGGGAGTGTCACATCTGTTAAACTTGCACTTCAAAGGTCAAATTCATGTTGGAtgtagaaacaaacaaacaaacatacaaaaaccAAATTCTGGCCACCTGAAACGCAGCCTAATAGTTCTCTGTCTTTTGCAGGTGGTTGGTCATAGCTGTGGGTCTTGTCCGAGCCTACCTCACCAGAGGCAGCTACCACGGTCTCTACTACTCCATAGAAAAGCCACTGAAGTTCTTCCAGACTGGGGCGCTGCTTGAGGTTCGTGGTGAGCTTTGAGATAACCTTTAGCTGAGATCATCCAGACACACTTGTGAGGCTGTCGGGGGTCGGACGTGTTCCCCCGCCAGTGTGAGGAGGAATTCTTTGGCTCAGGAGTGTGTACTTTCAAAGTAGCGTGCTATTTTTGGAGCAGGACTACAACACACTTTTGAGAACTCGGCCTCCTTTGTGAACGCCATCCAAAATGCAGTTATGGTGATGAGACGTTTGCAGTGAGAGTGAGTCTTCGTTAGGATTTGATACATCACTGAACATAATTTCCATGCCCAAAGAGTCTTCTAATTGACTTATTGAATAATTAGGTGAATTTTCTTGTATTGTAGTGGTTGTATGTTTGTTGCTTGGTTTTTGTTAACATGTGTGCCTAGTTATGTTAAGCAGTTTTTGTTCTTTCTTCGCAGATATTGCATTGTGCTGTGGGTGAGTGTTCCTGTTTTCATAGTGTTCTTTCCCAAGCATCTCTATACAAGGACACATTTGTGCACCAATATGTTGTACACACAGTATTATGTACAAGTAGACCGTATGGTCAGTAGTTTGGAAAGTAGACTGTGTGTGCTTGTCGTTGGGAGGGGGTGGTGTGCTATGTAGCATGTGTGGGGTCTGTGGGTTAAATGGTAGCACTCCTCACAGCCGTGTGGTGCGGGGAGCACAATTCACACTTCGTCTCACACTTAAAGCTGCCCTTTACGTATCACACTGCAAACAGCCACCCGCAGCTGGCGTCCACGCTCCGCCCCTTCCGTCCACGCCCAACCCCTGCAGTCCTCTCCCCTCCCACCGCCACCCATGCCCCGCCCCTGCCGTCCACGCCCCCTGTTCAAGTCAAGTCCCACCGGCCCTGTTGGGTTGCTTTTCCCGATCAGCCAGTAGCAGTGTGAGAATGGTGGCATCTTTGGGTGGTGTGTCATTTAACActgtgtagtgtttgtgcagAGCCCCGAGGTTTGAGAGTCTTTGTTGCCTTCGAAGTCATGTACACagacctctctccacctctgtaGGAATCGTGCCCTCTTCTGTGGTCCTGACCGGATTTCAGGTGATGTCACGCGTTTTCCTCACGTGGGCTGTGACCCACAGTGTTAGAGAAGTAAGTTTGTTTCTTATTACTAGCTCATAAgtcattttcatttttaacTGAGGCTCAGGTTTTCTTTGCTCACCCCAGAAAAAGACATCTATGCTGAAACTGTAAGGACTGTAAGTGCTTTTTGGTCTTAAAAACAATCTGCCTGAACTCAAAATGACCAATAATACTTTGTGTCTTTGGATGCCTTGGACTCTGATGCCCATATTTGCTtgtttatgtcgtctgtgttactaaaataaaaaatgttttaagatgTGTATAGCCGTTATTGTTTAAATTAGCTCATCTCTAGCTGCTTGGACTGGCTATGGGGTTGTGCTTGACTGCCTTTGGGGTTGACCGCCTCAGATgtcgtctctgtctctcagatGTGTTGGTTTACCTAAACGGAGTGAGACCGGTAGCAAACATATAGCTGCACGTTTTGGCTTAACCTCGTGGATCGCCGGTGGCGGCCGCCTCTCACGCGTGTCCAACCCTCACGTCTCTGCCCTCTGTCTCCAGGTCCAGAGTGAGGACAGCGTGCTTCTGTTTGTGGTAGCATGGACCATCACGGAGATCATCCGATACTCGTTCTACACATTCAGCTTGCTGAACCACCTCCCTTACCTTATTAAATGGGCCAGGTAAAGGCCTTTTCATTAACACTCTCGTTAGCGCTCTTATTTTACAAGCACAAGACTACTGAATGCAAAGCCTGACTGCTGGACTGAGCATGGTTAAGGTCTCTGTTGGGGGTCTCAGCATCTGTTACTGCAGCAACAAAGAGTTATGTTACTACAGCAACAGTATGGCCACTGAAAGCACAATACACACCTGAACCATGTTCTCTTACACATCTGAACTATGTTCTGACTTAATTGATTCATTTGTGCACATGGGTCAACTCTGTCAGTCGTTTGCCAGTTTCTTCTTGGTGCTACAAATATTTAAACAACCATGAATGATTGATAGAGATGCTGTTTTTAAAGCTTTTTTGTGTGTTGGCATTGAATTGATTGCGCATAACGTAAAATGTGACTGCAGATACACGTTTTTTATCGTGCTGTACCCCATGGGAGTGAGTGGAGAACTTCTGACCATCTACGCTGCGCTGCCTTACGTTCAGAAGACGGGCCTCTACTCAATCACCCTCCCCAACAAGTATAACTTCTCCTTCGACTACTACaccttcctcatcctcaccaTGGTCTCCTACATCCCTTGTAAGTGTGTCTTCATTTTTAATCTGGTGTACATAATGCTCCATCTGAAATACACGGTGTCATTTCAGCCATTCGGCTTCTCCGTGACGTGTCTTGCGTTTTGTAAAAAGTGTTCGTGTAAGTTGCGGTGTGTCGGATTGGACACGCAGCCCGTTTGGCACACtcgtgggggggtgggggtggagacggTGGTGCTGACGAGGGTGTTTCTGCCTTCTGCAGTGTTTCCCCAGCTCTATTTCCACATGCTGCGGCAAAGGAAGAAGGTTCTGGGTCACGTGGAGGAGTACAGCAAGGTGGAGTAAAGGAGCATCCACCCGCTCCATCCTAAAGCAGCCTGGTCAAGAGGGGAACGTGGAGGGGACCTTTCAGATCCAAACATAAAGTATGCTTGTTGATACACGGAGCCCAActtttttccaaaaaaaaaaaaaaaaaaaagaaagacagtGCCACGACGATGATTTATAACACTTTTGGCTTGGAAattgacattgtgtgtgtgcgttgttttttttttaaagatactGATCATTTGATAACAATGACTCGACGTGAATGCAGTTATTCATGCTAATACAATGCTTATTATGTGAAATTTCTTTGAACGAGTCTAAATTGCTTTTTTAACGGGTGAGGTAATGGGAACAGAATGTTTGGgcttttgccttttaaagaatTCAAGTACAATTTTAAACCTTTAAGCAGTCGACGAGGAGACTGAACCTTCCCCGTGCGCTGCGCTGTCTGGACGTGGAGGTATTGGTAGCAGCTGTGCCTGACTGAACAGGCATTAGCGCCTGAGTCAAACCCATGGTCTTGTTCTTTTTCCACGTCTCTTCGTCTATTATGTGAATACATTCCTTTGCTCGACATTCTGTAGCCGCAAAACTGAATTTCGAAGTCCAAAAATGATCCGAATCGTGTGTGTTCCTCACCGATTGGCGCCGGACTCGTGTGCGCGGCCCTCATCCATAACCTCTAGCTGCAGTTTTAACACTTCCTCCCTGTGTTTTATTGTACAATGAGAATCATGTGAATGTTAACGAGAAGTGTCATCGGTAGCCGTTTTGTTTAATATTGAACGTGGGGTGTTGGTTTGTAGCTGTGTGTTTTGGCTCATGGTATCTCTTTAGCCAAACTGGTTGTACAGGAGTCTCATTGATGTGACCCTatgtggggtttttttgttttgttttgtttttttttcctcaaacACCTAATCAAGCGATTACTACTAATGAAATCCTGACATGTAAAGAGCTACCCAGGGTCCTGCTTGCAGGCTGATATTCTTGGGCCGTTTCCCGAAGTGTCTGATTGAAACGTGGCGGCCCGGAGAGCCGGAGGGGCACGCGCCAGCAGGAAGCTAGCTGCAGCATGGGCTTCAGGGCCAATTGGATTAGGCTGCCTCCAGTCACGCATCTCCAATGAACGTAATCTAATAACGGGCTGGACTAGTCAGGAGTTGCTGAGCACTTCGTGGTCCGTCTGCCCTCGCTGTCAGCACCAAAGAGCCAAGTGAACTGAAGCCTCCAGGAAGGTCCAATATATCATGGGTTGGCCTTGTTCCACTATTTGGGTTCAAACTTTGGTCGCAGAGGTTGTAGCGTAGAAACACGGCCAGTGGAAGGTACAAGCCCCTCCTCCATTTCCaccagtaaaagtgtgtgtgtggggggggggggggtcgtcatGCCAACATATCGGCAACAGCCATTTTACTCTGAAAAGTCATTGTCTGGTCATATGACAAAATGTGAATTCAATTACAGTAAAACAATAGGATATTGGGATCTTAATCGTCTGGATTAGGTACCGGTGAAACGGCGTGCACCTGTTCGCTTCTGTGCAGCGTTCTCTAGAGTTTCACTGGAAGAAACGCTGACCTCTTTTAACCTTCCTGCACTGTTGCATCGTGCATTTGAGTTTGGACATATCTAGGCGTCTGGAGAGTGCGCCTTTGTTTAAACCTGCATGAGAGGTGTAATTACAGCATCGGCTGGAGTGGTGTCACACCTAGGTGAATGCATTACAAGCATGACCCTTAAAGCTACAAACGGACTGTTGAGCTTTTGAGACAAAGGACTTGCA encodes:
- the hacd2 gene encoding very-long-chain (3R)-3-hydroxyacyl-CoA dehydratase 2, translated to MSAPAMGTAKPAPNDGSHKKKKGPGTLATAYLVIYNVVMTAGWLVIAVGLVRAYLTRGSYHGLYYSIEKPLKFFQTGALLEILHCAVGIVPSSVVLTGFQVMSRVFLTWAVTHSVREVQSEDSVLLFVVAWTITEIIRYSFYTFSLLNHLPYLIKWARYTFFIVLYPMGVSGELLTIYAALPYVQKTGLYSITLPNKYNFSFDYYTFLILTMVSYIPLFPQLYFHMLRQRKKVLGHVEEYSKVE